One Paenibacillus riograndensis SBR5 DNA segment encodes these proteins:
- a CDS encoding DUF6953 family protein codes for MEATAQEVAEWMVKEIRFTGTLYQTAAIEYVKANFGEQFVFVNENGNASLSKDVKKAFRKLHGGRIAWDRDGFLWAWT; via the coding sequence ATGGAAGCAACCGCACAAGAGGTAGCGGAATGGATGGTTAAGGAGATCCGTTTTACGGGAACCTTGTACCAAACCGCCGCGATAGAATATGTGAAGGCCAACTTTGGCGAGCAGTTTGTGTTTGTGAATGAGAACGGGAACGCCTCCTTGTCCAAGGATGTGAAGAAGGCTTTCCGCAAGCTGCATGGCGGGAGAATCGCCTGGGACCGCGATGGTTTTCTATGGGCCTGGACCTGA